A single window of Metallosphaera hakonensis JCM 8857 = DSM 7519 DNA harbors:
- a CDS encoding 4Fe-4S binding protein, whose amino-acid sequence MEKLEYKVKGKVKSYERKFNFYTALSTVGTGAFTGIAILLKQVLMIETGILLFTTALTVLAVNLILDVKVKSHSNAWVFASPPREIVKKVDEIGKEICEHRPSLLEGNNPVSRLVSKIFKKSWAHFAIILPSFIIFYVVMVTGLIGYQKLGPAGISLVNFASDISWLFWFPLLWLLTWLANGRAWCQTCPFSGQAEWVHRLHPWKKMSKKLGLNLRWPIKYSTIFYSAVGFSVLTWMEEFYGIGGPGVPELTSVVLIYIGALELFISLLFQDRTFCRTICPLSAPLAITTTISPLGTFRAKNPEVCKSCTTKDCMKGNDKFHGCPWFASPGSKENSPMCGLASDCYKACPHDNIDWQVKRFPWLSDLSGGKKRFDFALTVTLLTGVVLFQFLNALPFYSVLDGWLNTVTGWAGFAQLLTPGLSKYGYSTTGYPNPIDYFAINLIPILAVLLVAKFEERRGVPLKWGFTSLSYALIPVFAASILVRNLPKFLGGSPLILNEILNPTGAGMHNQAIYSTFWGSILHSLGNDPLNASASWYVLIVMEAVMAFGVYLGIRASKMLAQNDGVSKWSYYALVLGFGITFMLVTYWMSSPASSSLPFYNPYLGNLLYNPLQASPPF is encoded by the coding sequence ATGGAGAAGCTAGAATATAAGGTCAAGGGTAAAGTGAAGAGTTACGAAAGGAAGTTCAATTTTTATACGGCTCTATCCACTGTGGGAACCGGGGCTTTTACAGGGATTGCTATTCTCTTAAAACAGGTACTCATGATAGAGACGGGTATACTTCTATTCACTACTGCTCTAACAGTGTTAGCAGTCAACCTTATCCTAGACGTGAAGGTGAAGTCTCATTCCAACGCTTGGGTTTTCGCCAGTCCACCCAGAGAGATTGTGAAGAAAGTTGACGAGATCGGGAAAGAGATATGCGAGCATAGACCCTCTCTCCTGGAGGGAAACAATCCCGTGTCTAGGTTAGTGTCCAAGATATTCAAGAAAAGTTGGGCCCACTTCGCAATCATTCTTCCCAGCTTCATTATCTTTTACGTTGTCATGGTCACCGGGCTTATAGGGTATCAGAAACTGGGACCTGCAGGAATATCGCTGGTGAACTTCGCTTCAGACATCAGCTGGTTGTTCTGGTTTCCTCTTCTCTGGCTATTGACCTGGCTCGCGAACGGAAGGGCGTGGTGCCAGACCTGCCCCTTCAGTGGACAGGCTGAGTGGGTTCACAGGCTTCATCCTTGGAAAAAGATGAGTAAGAAGCTTGGGTTAAATCTCAGGTGGCCCATAAAGTACAGCACTATCTTCTACTCTGCGGTTGGGTTCTCTGTGCTCACCTGGATGGAGGAGTTTTATGGTATAGGAGGTCCAGGAGTACCGGAACTTACATCTGTAGTCTTGATATATATAGGGGCCTTAGAGCTGTTCATCAGTCTCCTCTTTCAGGATAGGACTTTTTGCAGGACCATTTGCCCTCTCAGCGCACCTCTAGCTATCACCACTACAATCTCGCCATTGGGAACTTTCAGAGCCAAGAACCCCGAAGTGTGCAAGTCCTGCACAACCAAGGATTGCATGAAGGGAAATGACAAGTTCCACGGATGCCCGTGGTTTGCCTCTCCAGGAAGCAAAGAGAATTCGCCCATGTGCGGTCTGGCCTCAGATTGCTATAAGGCCTGCCCCCACGATAACATTGATTGGCAGGTTAAGAGATTTCCCTGGCTCAGCGACCTCTCCGGAGGGAAGAAGAGGTTTGACTTCGCTCTTACTGTCACGTTACTAACCGGGGTAGTATTGTTCCAATTCTTGAACGCCCTACCCTTTTACAGTGTCCTTGATGGCTGGCTAAACACAGTTACAGGTTGGGCGGGCTTCGCGCAACTTCTGACCCCTGGATTGAGTAAGTATGGTTATTCCACTACCGGGTACCCGAATCCCATCGATTACTTTGCCATAAATCTGATCCCAATACTAGCAGTTTTACTAGTGGCCAAATTCGAGGAAAGGAGAGGGGTTCCTCTGAAATGGGGGTTCACTTCGTTATCCTATGCCTTAATACCAGTGTTCGCTGCAAGCATATTGGTTAGGAATCTTCCCAAGTTTCTAGGTGGATCTCCGCTAATCCTCAATGAGATACTAAATCCAACAGGCGCGGGAATGCATAACCAGGCCATATACTCCACTTTCTGGGGGAGCATATTGCACTCTCTTGGTAACGATCCATTGAATGCATCTGCGTCGTGGTACGTACTAATAGTAATGGAGGCGGTTATGGCGTTCGGCGTGTACCTAGGGATAAGAGCTTCAAAGATGCTAGCCCAGAACGACGGAGTTAGCAAGTGGTCTTATTACGCATTGGTGCTAGGTTTCGGGATCACATTCATGCTTGTGACCTATTGGATGTCCTCCCCAGCATCTTCATCGTTACCTTTCTACAACCCATATCTAGGTAACTTGCTGTATAATCCACTCCAGGCCTCTCCACCATTCTGA
- a CDS encoding ethylbenzene dehydrogenase gives MANGNNVKTLLILGFIFMLVLVGVAYGADVLLNAASNASNTITAYYVPNAQINEGDPGSEAFWQSIPFSSVPLEPTVPVPNGISGHTTIVYVKAAWTKVDNVSYIFILMKAPVVGQESWLACPETTTTGKIWQPFGLVVPDGWWVVNVSYSASNEGVASVYTLPTSEQMGYPPGQALTNPITIYVYNQSGKLYGQIVGAINPDGIALNNGNPINITSINLNYNGTPVTSLGQFLSMGLNGTTWAQDTYNLFYPEDTAKYVTLFYNSTFMYPERLAIMWLLGDVPSSWTQVAYTPHMMPGTSGAMSAGQEEVWVLNNNPRANNTQDAGYPGPTFFSRTSPPAYIHHPQYKDPLNLGYLPNQGLIADLFVNGSSIYYIGGNYRVAFPSVDNPHVSPWLVMNGMANASQLWDPSVVATGFQFVNSPTGPYMIAEFARTFSTVGVSGGQGESHYQIQLQPGHTYHVAFAVFQGGAGESVDFKSISFWWSIYIQPADSSSIGFLPLFLLGNAVLAPAMAYVLMNSRIVPENLIRLNTIVKIFRQIGNGAQDRH, from the coding sequence ATGGCTAATGGTAACAACGTTAAAACTTTACTTATTTTGGGATTTATTTTTATGTTAGTTCTTGTTGGGGTAGCATATGGAGCCGATGTTTTACTGAATGCCGCATCTAATGCCTCTAATACTATCACCGCGTATTATGTACCAAACGCCCAAATTAACGAAGGGGATCCTGGCTCTGAAGCCTTCTGGCAGTCGATTCCATTCAGTTCTGTTCCGCTAGAGCCAACAGTACCGGTTCCAAATGGTATATCAGGGCATACAACCATAGTATATGTAAAGGCTGCGTGGACCAAAGTAGATAACGTCTCCTATATCTTCATCCTAATGAAAGCTCCCGTCGTGGGTCAGGAGTCATGGCTTGCCTGTCCTGAGACAACCACAACAGGTAAGATATGGCAACCGTTCGGTTTAGTGGTTCCCGACGGCTGGTGGGTTGTGAACGTCTCCTATAGCGCAAGTAATGAGGGAGTGGCATCAGTTTACACCTTGCCGACGTCAGAACAGATGGGATATCCTCCTGGACAAGCCTTAACTAACCCTATTACAATATATGTCTATAATCAAAGCGGGAAATTGTACGGACAGATTGTGGGAGCTATTAACCCGGATGGTATAGCGTTGAATAATGGAAACCCAATTAATATAACATCAATTAATCTCAACTATAATGGAACTCCCGTGACATCGTTGGGTCAATTTCTCTCCATGGGTCTAAATGGTACGACGTGGGCTCAGGATACCTATAATCTCTTCTATCCAGAGGACACTGCAAAATATGTGACGCTATTCTATAACAGCACGTTCATGTATCCCGAAAGATTGGCCATAATGTGGCTCTTGGGCGACGTTCCAAGTTCCTGGACGCAAGTAGCGTACACTCCTCACATGATGCCAGGTACCTCTGGTGCAATGTCTGCAGGACAGGAAGAAGTATGGGTCCTGAACAATAATCCTAGGGCCAATAACACTCAAGATGCTGGATATCCAGGACCTACATTCTTTAGCAGGACATCTCCTCCAGCTTACATTCATCATCCACAGTATAAAGATCCGCTAAACTTAGGATATCTCCCCAACCAAGGATTAATAGCAGATCTATTCGTCAATGGCTCATCAATATACTATATAGGAGGTAACTATAGGGTAGCTTTCCCATCTGTGGACAATCCACACGTGTCTCCATGGCTAGTAATGAATGGCATGGCTAACGCGTCTCAGTTATGGGATCCTTCCGTAGTTGCCACAGGATTCCAGTTTGTGAACTCGCCAACTGGACCTTATATGATAGCTGAGTTTGCTAGAACGTTCTCCACTGTAGGTGTATCGGGAGGTCAAGGTGAGTCCCATTATCAAATACAGTTGCAGCCTGGACATACGTACCATGTGGCCTTTGCCGTATTTCAAGGTGGTGCCGGCGAGTCTGTAGACTTTAAGTCCATATCGTTCTGGTGGAGTATCTATATACAGCCTGCCGATTCAAGCTCCATAGGATTCCTGCCTCTATTCTTGCTGGGTAATGCAGTTCTTGCACCAGCAATGGCATACGTATTAATGAACTCCAGAATCGTTCCAGAGAACCTAATAAGGTTAAATACAATAGTCAAGATATTTAGGCAGATAGGAAATGGAGCACAAGATAGGCATTAA
- the queC gene encoding 7-cyano-7-deazaguanine synthase QueC: protein MCSVTGVLLLDSKKHVEVERKLISILTKAEDRGRDSFGVVAVKQDGKVKYVKSTGRPSLNPGKLEGIVDENTKVIVANNRAEPTTEFVRFKTDWDIQPFIGRRFIVTHNGIIANDREIETKFEIGRLTKIDTAVMPPLLDKVWDGSLEKLRDILKEIRGSYAFVIADKERPDRIFLAQNFKPLYMAYDFKLNAVFFTSLDDYFGVGPFDEVNVRKLEPYSVVEVNTRKEFNVLSLYNKPRRRALVIASGGLDSTVAATKMLKDGYQVTLLHFNYHHKAEEKEKEAVAKIASYLNVDLMEINTDLFSLIGNATLLKNGGQIVKERKGEEGAEFAHEWVPARNAIFFTVAMAIAEAKGYDAIVSGINLEEAGAYPDNEMEFVRMFQRLSPYAVGPEKRVDVLMPVGNLVKHEIVKMGLQIGAPLHLTWSCYEGGDKHCGKCGPCYMRKTAFEINGVKDPVEYEST, encoded by the coding sequence TTGTGCAGTGTAACTGGTGTACTTCTCCTTGACTCTAAGAAACACGTTGAGGTCGAAAGAAAATTAATTTCCATACTAACGAAGGCCGAGGACAGAGGCAGAGACAGCTTCGGCGTTGTGGCTGTGAAACAAGACGGTAAAGTAAAGTACGTCAAGTCTACAGGTAGACCTTCCCTAAATCCAGGAAAGTTAGAGGGCATAGTAGACGAAAATACCAAGGTGATTGTGGCAAATAACAGGGCTGAACCAACTACCGAATTCGTGAGGTTTAAGACCGATTGGGACATCCAACCCTTTATTGGGAGAAGATTCATTGTAACCCATAACGGGATTATTGCCAACGACAGGGAAATTGAGACGAAGTTCGAGATCGGGAGGCTCACGAAAATCGATACTGCGGTAATGCCTCCGCTTCTAGATAAGGTCTGGGACGGTTCCCTAGAGAAGCTCCGTGACATCCTCAAGGAAATTAGAGGAAGTTACGCTTTTGTAATAGCCGATAAGGAGAGACCAGATAGGATTTTCCTAGCTCAGAACTTCAAGCCTCTCTATATGGCCTACGACTTCAAGTTAAACGCCGTGTTCTTTACATCACTTGACGACTATTTTGGAGTTGGTCCCTTCGATGAAGTCAACGTAAGGAAACTGGAACCTTACTCTGTGGTTGAGGTCAACACGAGAAAGGAATTCAATGTCCTCTCCCTCTATAATAAACCTCGAAGACGGGCTCTTGTAATTGCCAGTGGAGGATTGGACTCCACCGTAGCCGCCACAAAGATGCTCAAAGACGGATATCAAGTCACACTTCTTCACTTCAATTACCACCATAAGGCAGAGGAGAAGGAGAAGGAAGCAGTGGCAAAAATCGCATCTTACCTGAATGTGGATCTCATGGAAATAAATACAGATCTATTCTCATTGATTGGTAACGCTACACTTCTAAAGAACGGGGGACAAATAGTTAAGGAAAGGAAGGGAGAGGAGGGAGCCGAGTTCGCCCATGAATGGGTTCCAGCTAGAAACGCTATCTTCTTCACCGTAGCCATGGCCATAGCCGAGGCTAAGGGTTATGACGCGATCGTGTCCGGAATAAACTTGGAGGAAGCGGGGGCATATCCCGATAACGAAATGGAATTCGTTAGAATGTTCCAGAGGCTTTCGCCTTACGCTGTGGGACCTGAAAAAAGAGTTGACGTATTAATGCCCGTGGGTAACCTTGTGAAACATGAGATAGTTAAAATGGGCTTGCAGATAGGTGCACCCCTTCATCTAACCTGGAGTTGCTATGAAGGAGGAGACAAACACTGCGGTAAGTGCGGGCCTTGTTATATGAGGAAAACCGCCTTCGAAATAAATGGAGTTAAGGATCCGGTGGAATACGAGTCTACTTAA
- a CDS encoding CBS domain-containing protein, with amino-acid sequence MEPIVLIDLDRCVGCYMCQRACALAQCIEINEFTRFAEVVRPEDCTGCMACERACPYNCIIVLSDESQVPIRAKITLSRVRRYASKRLVTATPKLTVKAGAEIMVKEGVGSLLIPDGVPKIITETDVLEAWVNGKESEPILNFSREAITIEGKTTVDEALRIMLEKGIGHLPVLEKGKLAGMISLRDILRASTVSSPINGGEIIPINPRELVGSYAIDVPILGKVTNMGAYSVLKQRGLKATVVKEGDRVGLISIRDLTKALALGRSLGDFIEPRFVTPVSSKDPIFKAIAIMSEHNLRHLPVLQEDTIKMISVKEIAKHVTWIQVKSIR; translated from the coding sequence ATGGAACCTATAGTTCTAATAGACCTGGATAGATGCGTAGGTTGTTACATGTGCCAGAGGGCATGCGCCCTAGCTCAATGCATTGAGATCAATGAGTTCACCAGATTTGCCGAGGTAGTTAGGCCTGAGGACTGCACAGGTTGCATGGCCTGCGAGAGGGCATGTCCCTACAATTGCATCATAGTATTGAGCGATGAGTCTCAAGTGCCAATTAGGGCCAAGATAACCTTATCGCGAGTAAGGAGATACGCGAGCAAGAGACTGGTCACAGCCACACCAAAACTTACCGTAAAGGCCGGGGCCGAGATAATGGTCAAGGAAGGAGTTGGGTCTCTCCTTATTCCTGATGGTGTCCCCAAGATCATAACGGAAACGGACGTCTTAGAGGCCTGGGTAAACGGAAAGGAATCGGAGCCAATACTTAACTTTTCGAGGGAAGCAATAACCATTGAGGGCAAGACCACAGTAGACGAAGCATTAAGAATTATGCTCGAGAAGGGAATTGGCCACTTGCCAGTTCTGGAGAAAGGGAAACTTGCGGGTATGATATCCCTGAGGGACATCCTAAGGGCCTCAACCGTGTCTTCTCCCATAAATGGTGGAGAGATAATACCCATTAACCCCAGGGAGTTGGTAGGGAGCTATGCGATAGATGTACCAATACTAGGAAAGGTAACCAACATGGGGGCTTACTCCGTTTTAAAGCAGAGAGGACTTAAGGCTACAGTGGTCAAGGAGGGGGACAGAGTAGGCTTGATATCCATAAGGGACTTGACAAAGGCCCTGGCCCTGGGGAGATCCCTCGGGGATTTCATAGAACCGAGATTCGTGACCCCAGTTTCCTCCAAAGACCCCATCTTCAAGGCTATTGCGATCATGAGCGAACATAACCTGAGACACCTACCTGTCCTTCAGGAGGACACAATAAAGATGATAAGTGTTAAGGAAATAGCCAAACACGTCACATGGATACAGGTTAAATCAATTCGGTGA
- a CDS encoding AAA family ATPase → MTNEFFVKLINGTKKVRSRNVCLVDPDLMRSKAIAYGDTILLVGSKIFPLLVQEDRENTGGISVHEEVIRFLGVRAGEKVVARRVDPAPLKTLVLAPSAQHTFDTRRLNLELRSVPVSRGIPLHTKQGEFAVVSFEPRVEVGMIVGETEIEITGEIIKQTQKNIPLVSLEDIGGLTEQIASLKEIIDISLVKPEVPRLFGFRPPKGVLLYGPPGTGKTLIAKALANSVMANFFFISGPEIGSKYYGESEKRLREIFEQAEKSSPSIIFIDEIDAIAPSRDVTNGEADKRIVAQLLTLMDGIASGGGLLVIGATNRPNAIDPALRRPGRFDREVEIPVPDKRARLDIIRIHTRRIPLAEDVDLETIASMTNGFVGADIEALVREATMRALRRTQNPEDVKVTMEDFQDALKNVEPSALREFRVEIPNVTWEDIIGLDMVKQELREVVEWPLKYSNLYEEMRAEVPSGVMLYGPPGTGKTMLAKAVANGSGANFIAVSGPELMNMWVGETERAIREVFKRARQASPTVVFFDEIDAIATVRGSDPNRVTDRALSQMLTEMDGIASRKERVVFMAATNRPDIIDPALLRPGRFEKLVFVPPPDFETRKILFQRLVTKHPFDENIDFSYLAKLTENFTPADIKGAVNRAVLLAIRRSVKEGKISRITGEDLLESLKSVRPTVNQAMINYYNSFSERVKLAGTYA, encoded by the coding sequence ATGACTAATGAGTTCTTTGTCAAACTTATTAACGGTACAAAGAAGGTGAGAAGCAGAAACGTGTGCCTAGTTGACCCAGACCTTATGAGATCCAAGGCAATAGCGTACGGTGATACGATACTCTTGGTCGGGAGTAAGATATTTCCGTTATTAGTTCAAGAGGATAGGGAGAACACGGGCGGAATATCGGTTCACGAAGAGGTAATTAGGTTTCTGGGCGTTAGAGCTGGAGAGAAAGTCGTGGCTAGACGAGTGGATCCCGCTCCCCTAAAGACGCTTGTACTGGCCCCTTCAGCACAACATACCTTTGATACGAGGAGACTTAACCTTGAGCTCAGAAGCGTACCCGTGTCCAGGGGGATTCCCCTTCACACAAAACAGGGAGAGTTCGCGGTAGTGTCCTTTGAGCCCAGAGTAGAAGTCGGTATGATAGTTGGAGAGACTGAAATTGAGATAACTGGAGAAATCATAAAGCAAACTCAGAAGAACATACCATTGGTGTCCCTAGAGGACATAGGTGGACTTACTGAACAGATAGCTTCCTTAAAGGAGATTATAGATATCTCCCTTGTTAAGCCAGAGGTTCCAAGGCTTTTCGGTTTCCGTCCACCAAAGGGCGTCCTGCTCTATGGACCTCCAGGAACAGGAAAGACCCTGATAGCTAAGGCATTAGCCAACTCGGTAATGGCGAACTTCTTTTTCATTAGCGGTCCGGAGATAGGCTCAAAGTATTACGGTGAGAGCGAGAAGAGATTAAGGGAGATCTTCGAGCAGGCGGAGAAATCGTCCCCATCAATCATATTCATTGACGAAATCGACGCCATTGCCCCGAGCAGGGATGTGACAAATGGAGAAGCGGACAAGAGGATAGTGGCCCAACTCCTCACTTTAATGGACGGAATAGCGTCTGGCGGTGGGCTTCTAGTTATTGGAGCAACAAACAGGCCCAACGCTATCGATCCTGCATTGAGGAGACCTGGGAGATTTGACAGGGAAGTCGAAATACCCGTTCCCGATAAGAGGGCAAGACTAGATATAATTAGGATACATACCAGGAGGATACCATTGGCTGAAGACGTTGATCTGGAAACGATTGCCTCTATGACCAATGGGTTCGTGGGAGCGGACATCGAGGCGTTAGTTCGAGAGGCCACTATGAGGGCGCTAAGGAGAACTCAGAACCCTGAGGACGTGAAGGTTACCATGGAGGATTTCCAGGACGCACTTAAGAACGTAGAGCCCTCAGCTCTTAGGGAATTCAGAGTCGAGATACCAAACGTTACGTGGGAGGACATAATCGGATTAGATATGGTGAAACAGGAGCTAAGAGAGGTAGTGGAGTGGCCTCTTAAGTACTCCAACCTATACGAAGAGATGAGAGCTGAAGTCCCTTCAGGCGTCATGTTATACGGCCCGCCTGGTACTGGGAAAACCATGTTAGCTAAGGCCGTTGCAAACGGTAGTGGAGCCAACTTCATTGCAGTAAGCGGACCCGAGCTCATGAACATGTGGGTCGGTGAGACGGAAAGGGCAATAAGGGAAGTATTTAAGAGGGCGAGGCAAGCCTCTCCCACAGTAGTGTTCTTTGACGAGATTGACGCCATTGCGACGGTGAGAGGATCCGATCCCAATAGGGTCACGGATAGGGCACTAAGCCAAATGCTCACGGAGATGGATGGGATTGCATCAAGAAAGGAGAGAGTTGTCTTTATGGCAGCAACCAATAGACCAGACATAATAGATCCGGCCCTCCTGAGACCTGGAAGATTTGAGAAGTTGGTATTCGTACCTCCACCTGACTTCGAGACTAGGAAGATCTTGTTCCAAAGGTTGGTCACAAAACATCCATTTGATGAAAATATAGACTTCTCATACCTCGCTAAACTTACAGAGAACTTTACTCCTGCAGATATAAAAGGGGCAGTTAACAGGGCTGTCCTCCTAGCAATAAGGAGGTCTGTCAAGGAGGGCAAAATTTCTAGAATCACCGGGGAAGACCTTTTGGAATCCTTGAAATCTGTTAGACCAACCGTGAATCAGGCAATGATAAATTACTACAATTCCTTTAGTGAAAGGGTGAAGCTAGCTGGCACTTACGCCTGA
- a CDS encoding AbrB/MazE/SpoVT family DNA-binding domain-containing protein — protein MSVRRLQKIKGGSYIISLPSDWVRKMGLDVKAGLKVYEVYDGLKIRPPIKPNAEKAIELTDLDTTKYLIITYYMQGLDKIVVKSKSVIPLDVKKELRELQLQCYGLEVESETFDSISFKVNVALNNNITDSMKQFISKIGTLLNDTELLLENFNEEMRDDLLARISILNKDYRVLIRMIAVGVQRDDDINFNIYPKDLILFAVVMRDLGRFVTHLMLFLKEVKIEQSRAIISSFKLLREIFMLAVEMFISEDLSSMPRIREGFRLLERDAPKNEAGKELVRMGSYCVAIMDDAVNKSVRLYDFNFKGS, from the coding sequence ATGAGCGTAAGGAGACTCCAGAAGATAAAGGGTGGAAGTTACATTATATCTCTCCCCAGTGATTGGGTACGGAAAATGGGTTTAGATGTGAAGGCGGGACTAAAAGTTTACGAGGTTTATGATGGATTAAAAATTAGGCCGCCCATCAAACCCAATGCAGAGAAAGCAATCGAACTCACCGATTTGGATACGACCAAGTACTTGATCATTACTTACTATATGCAAGGTTTAGACAAAATAGTAGTCAAGTCTAAATCAGTTATACCTTTGGATGTGAAGAAAGAGTTAAGGGAACTTCAACTTCAATGTTACGGACTTGAGGTCGAATCTGAAACCTTTGACAGCATCTCGTTCAAGGTCAACGTAGCTCTGAATAACAATATAACCGATTCCATGAAACAGTTCATATCGAAAATAGGAACTTTACTTAACGATACTGAGCTACTTCTAGAGAACTTCAACGAGGAAATGAGGGATGACCTACTCGCTAGGATATCCATACTTAACAAGGATTACAGGGTTCTCATCAGGATGATTGCGGTAGGGGTTCAAAGAGATGACGATATCAATTTCAATATATATCCCAAGGACTTGATTCTTTTTGCTGTGGTTATGAGAGATCTCGGCAGATTTGTAACCCATCTGATGCTGTTTCTTAAGGAGGTAAAGATCGAGCAGTCAAGAGCTATAATATCTAGCTTCAAATTACTTAGGGAAATTTTCATGTTAGCCGTTGAGATGTTTATAAGTGAAGACCTAAGCTCGATGCCTAGGATCAGGGAAGGCTTTAGGCTTCTTGAACGAGACGCCCCTAAGAATGAGGCAGGAAAGGAGCTCGTAAGAATGGGATCCTATTGTGTTGCCATAATGGATGATGCAGTTAATAAGAGCGTTAGATTATATGACTTTAACTTTAAGGGGAGTTAG
- a CDS encoding sulfite exporter TauE/SafE family protein: protein MSVILTFLSILVFSILAGFLGSLTGLGGGTVLVPILTLYLGIPIIYATGSSLISTIATSSGSASAYVKERITSVRIGISLEIATTAGSIVGSLTVAYIYSLHLQYLVYIIFGIVLLFSIYPTLKKMKGEFPTPKPPDWTTRVLNLYGEYFDPANNTTVKYWGVRWWLGLIVMFFAGFISGLLGIGSGALKVIGMDYAMNLPMKVTTTTSNFMIGVTAATGSGIYWALGYIQPFLAAPTAIGVLIGSLIGTRVLVRLKNKRIRAVFLIILGFLGIQMILRGLGVL from the coding sequence ATGAGTGTAATACTTACTTTTTTATCAATTTTGGTCTTTAGCATATTGGCGGGCTTCCTGGGATCTCTTACTGGATTAGGCGGGGGTACAGTCCTGGTGCCCATTCTTACGCTTTATCTTGGAATTCCAATAATTTATGCTACAGGATCCAGTCTAATTTCAACCATAGCTACCTCGAGTGGGTCAGCATCAGCTTACGTCAAGGAGAGAATAACCAGTGTTAGGATAGGGATATCTCTGGAGATAGCCACAACTGCGGGGTCCATTGTGGGATCCTTGACTGTGGCGTATATATATTCATTGCATTTACAGTACTTAGTTTACATTATTTTTGGTATAGTTCTCCTTTTTTCTATTTATCCTACTCTCAAGAAAATGAAGGGAGAGTTCCCAACCCCTAAACCACCGGACTGGACTACTCGGGTCCTTAACCTCTACGGCGAGTATTTTGATCCAGCTAATAATACCACGGTGAAGTATTGGGGGGTGAGGTGGTGGCTCGGGCTCATTGTCATGTTTTTTGCGGGCTTTATCTCGGGACTCCTGGGAATAGGATCTGGAGCTTTGAAGGTGATTGGGATGGATTACGCGATGAACCTTCCTATGAAAGTAACAACTACAACTAGCAACTTCATGATAGGAGTCACGGCAGCTACGGGTAGCGGAATATATTGGGCCTTAGGTTACATTCAGCCCTTTCTTGCAGCGCCCACTGCCATAGGTGTGTTAATAGGCTCCCTGATAGGGACGAGAGTTTTAGTGAGACTGAAAAACAAAAGGATTAGGGCGGTATTTCTAATTATCCTGGGGTTCCTTGGAATTCAAATGATTCTTAGAGGTCTGGGGGTGTTATAA
- a CDS encoding DUF1634 domain-containing protein produces the protein MEIEDVISYALIAGVVISIALIILGVALIFIHGGAQGFTIYQIGNVHSLVNTSTTSPPKVVQGLSKLDGLSFIYLGLIVLISTPVVRVALLIGDFVKNRDLLYTILSLIVLINIMIAIFIVPAFVIK, from the coding sequence ATGGAGATTGAGGACGTAATAAGTTACGCTTTGATAGCAGGTGTAGTGATCAGTATAGCTCTAATCATTCTAGGAGTAGCTTTAATCTTTATTCATGGAGGTGCCCAGGGGTTCACAATATATCAGATCGGGAACGTACACTCCCTAGTGAACACGTCGACTACTTCTCCCCCTAAGGTTGTTCAAGGATTAAGCAAGTTGGACGGGCTGTCATTCATTTACTTGGGTTTAATTGTTCTTATCTCCACGCCTGTGGTCAGGGTAGCGTTATTGATCGGTGACTTCGTTAAAAATAGGGATCTCCTATACACCATACTGTCTTTGATTGTCCTGATCAATATCATGATAGCCATATTCATAGTCCCAGCATTCGTGATTAAGTAG
- a CDS encoding DUF1404 family protein codes for MQEIAKFSFDMTLVWGAGLLGIWMSRFLYQYGGRSASRFLDFNYRTKGLLLSWIIGGAILTYWYIPGPFEASVTSASARAIQVISFFVAGLLSGVGWDAMPKVWKSITIFAVFSMMATMAEIFLEMGTYYAVDVYRPYSVSQLVETSYFLFAMAFIPSTYYMVKILKDLDIF; via the coding sequence ATGCAAGAGATTGCAAAGTTTTCCTTTGATATGACCTTAGTTTGGGGAGCAGGACTTTTGGGTATTTGGATGTCGAGATTTCTTTATCAGTATGGCGGAAGGTCGGCGTCAAGATTTCTGGACTTTAATTATAGAACGAAAGGGCTATTGTTATCATGGATCATTGGAGGAGCCATATTGACATACTGGTATATACCTGGACCCTTTGAGGCGAGCGTTACCTCAGCTAGCGCTAGGGCTATTCAAGTGATATCCTTCTTTGTAGCTGGTTTGTTGTCTGGAGTGGGATGGGATGCCATGCCAAAGGTATGGAAGAGTATCACAATCTTTGCAGTATTTAGCATGATGGCAACTATGGCAGAAATATTCTTGGAGATGGGAACTTATTACGCAGTGGATGTTTATAGACCCTACTCAGTGTCTCAGTTAGTAGAGACCTCGTATTTCCTTTTCGCTATGGCGTTCATTCCGTCAACCTACTACATGGTGAAGATACTGAAGGATCTAGACATCTTTTAA